In a single window of the Paenibacillus sp. MMS20-IR301 genome:
- a CDS encoding ATP-binding cassette domain-containing protein, translated as MISLQHLSLRREQSQILDDVSLEMKQGENWVILGRNGSGKTTLLEMMTGYLFPSKGSVEVLGYKYGQCDLREVRKEIGYIGPSLMEKLSLSDPVWEVVATGAYAYLRFYQAIPQAVQDQALRLLADMNLGELAYHPFGTLSQGERKKAMLARCLMANPKLLIMDEPCAGLDLYEREKMLAEIDKLKQRNVAVVYVTHHVEEIVPLFTHVALIRDGKLAGAGPKEEVLTQDMLKATFDIPVDVEWADGRPWIKIRSGGTQS; from the coding sequence ATGATATCTTTACAACATCTTTCCCTGCGCAGGGAGCAAAGCCAGATTCTTGATGATGTATCGCTGGAAATGAAGCAGGGGGAGAACTGGGTTATTCTCGGACGCAACGGCTCCGGCAAAACAACTTTGCTGGAAATGATGACCGGTTACCTGTTTCCAAGTAAAGGCTCGGTCGAGGTGCTGGGCTATAAATACGGACAGTGTGATTTGCGCGAGGTGCGCAAGGAGATCGGTTATATCGGTCCTTCCCTGATGGAAAAGCTCTCACTGAGCGATCCTGTATGGGAGGTTGTCGCTACCGGAGCCTATGCATATTTGCGTTTCTACCAGGCGATTCCGCAGGCAGTGCAGGACCAGGCGCTGCGCCTGCTCGCTGATATGAATCTTGGTGAGCTGGCGTATCATCCGTTCGGGACGCTGTCCCAGGGCGAACGCAAGAAAGCGATGCTGGCACGCTGTCTGATGGCGAATCCCAAGCTGCTGATCATGGACGAGCCATGTGCGGGACTTGATTTGTATGAGCGGGAGAAAATGCTGGCGGAGATTGACAAGCTGAAGCAGCGGAATGTTGCAGTTGTCTACGTAACCCATCATGTGGAAGAAATTGTACCGCTCTTCACGCATGTGGCGCTGATCCGTGACGGGAAGCTGGCGGGAGCCGGCCCCAAGGAGGAAGTGCTGACCCAGGATATGCTGAAGGCCACCTTCGATATTCCCGTGGATGTAGAATGGGCTGACGGCCGTCCCTGGATTAAAATTAGATCTGGAGGCACACAGAGTTGA
- a CDS encoding cyclic-phosphate processing receiver domain-containing protein: protein MDDLRRRPAGFVLARTTEECLLLLRSGPVDILSLDYDMGPEDFSGAEVAKRIVLEALFPREIYLHTSSPQGLQEMYGILYHALPAGTLLHHGPLSFGRLQEIAAGAEQ, encoded by the coding sequence ATGGATGATTTGCGGCGCCGTCCTGCAGGATTTGTGTTAGCCAGAACTACCGAAGAATGCCTGCTGCTGCTGCGGAGCGGTCCGGTTGATATTTTGTCGCTGGATTATGATATGGGGCCGGAGGATTTCAGCGGTGCTGAAGTGGCTAAACGGATTGTACTGGAGGCACTCTTTCCCCGGGAAATCTATCTGCATACCTCAAGCCCGCAAGGACTTCAGGAAATGTACGGCATTCTGTATCATGCGCTGCCAGCAGGCACACTGCTGCATCATGGTCCGCTCAGCTTCGGGCGGCTGCAGGAAATCGCCGCAGGTGCAGAGCAGTGA
- a CDS encoding SAM-dependent methyltransferase: protein MNDFIEEEREQNAAPQEKVISRYICTANHGFAPYAQEELRRLFGAVKSTLLLPGEVFLATLETEPEEVARLLAQSPPIFLRHIQPVQFQDTGDASALDRLAVYLSRRKELEGERVSLHVRKGGTSFWEDSPGELREWLQARLEGLGAEFTVQEPAWIVSVYADGDALYAGASRPEENLSSWNGGMIRFRKEDGQISRAKFKLMEAEKEFAIPFSSFSSAVDIGASPGGWTSFLLERGLKVTAVDPALMHESLRKHPGLKILRKNAGEVKFRENEFDLLVCDMSWSPKLMAKLVSGLLHSLTPGGTAVVTVKLMHKKPLAVIKDIIAMFEGERMQIQRAKQLFHNRDEITLYMIKY, encoded by the coding sequence TTGAACGATTTTATTGAAGAAGAACGGGAGCAGAATGCGGCTCCGCAAGAAAAAGTTATTTCCAGATATATCTGTACGGCGAATCATGGTTTCGCCCCCTATGCCCAGGAGGAGCTCCGCCGGCTGTTCGGCGCGGTGAAGAGCACGCTGCTGCTGCCGGGCGAGGTGTTCCTGGCTACGCTTGAGACGGAGCCGGAAGAGGTTGCCAGGCTGCTGGCCCAGAGTCCGCCGATCTTCCTGCGCCATATTCAGCCCGTACAGTTCCAGGATACAGGGGACGCATCCGCTCTTGACCGGCTTGCTGTGTATTTAAGCCGGCGTAAGGAGCTGGAAGGCGAGCGGGTGTCGCTGCATGTCCGCAAGGGCGGGACCTCCTTTTGGGAAGACAGTCCGGGCGAGCTGCGTGAGTGGCTGCAGGCCAGGCTGGAGGGCCTGGGCGCTGAGTTCACCGTGCAGGAGCCGGCTTGGATAGTCTCCGTATACGCTGACGGAGACGCGCTGTACGCCGGTGCCTCCCGGCCGGAGGAGAACCTCTCCAGCTGGAACGGCGGCATGATCCGCTTCCGTAAAGAGGATGGCCAGATATCGCGGGCCAAATTCAAGCTGATGGAAGCGGAGAAGGAATTCGCGATTCCCTTCAGCAGCTTCAGCAGTGCGGTCGATATCGGCGCTTCCCCGGGCGGCTGGACCTCCTTCCTGCTGGAGCGCGGCCTGAAGGTTACCGCAGTTGATCCGGCGCTGATGCATGAATCACTGCGCAAGCATCCGGGACTGAAGATTCTGCGGAAGAATGCCGGTGAGGTCAAATTCCGAGAGAATGAATTCGATCTGCTCGTCTGTGATATGAGCTGGAGTCCGAAGCTGATGGCGAAGCTGGTATCTGGTCTGCTGCACAGTCTGACTCCGGGCGGCACAGCGGTTGTCACCGTGAAGCTGATGCACAAGAAGCCGCTGGCGGTCATCAAGGACATAATCGCCATGTTCGAAGGGGAGCGGATGCAGATCCAGCGGGCGAAGCAGCTGTTCCATAACCGGGACGAAATTACACTTTATATGATTAAATATTAA
- a CDS encoding serine/threonine-protein kinase: protein MKNTGKLTAGQILGGRYGITVLIGTGGMSRVYLAEDLRLPGKRWAVKESVIQEGGYSAGAVTAEAELLLSLNHPRLPRIGDFFPPDREGYCYLVMDYIEGLTLQQAMEEHPAALPGTMLLSYARQLLEVLQYLHSHEPPVIYRDLKPANIMLNQQHELMLIDFGIARKLRSGAGEDTEKLGTAGFAAPEQYGGGQSSPRSDLYGLGALLLYLATGGRYSRWQPGMERKLHGSLPDRMIPVIRRLLRHHPEERYASAAEVLAALAPLTQEAAPAKAAHALRGHGQPARPQAYPSPPETAVAAVLGVAQGLGATHTSLAVSSWLARTGRTAWAECSPGAQAFNAIKSLACDAVELSGIAGQREQEQPFTWGGVDYWKLNPGDGLPERPDAAYSFIVLDLGTGGYEAAPAFFAGSDHPILVASGAEWRLEELLHWLRRRGLTPQPDWTVCLPLAEAQTVSLLSALLGGADVRSLPVQPDPFAPKGKLVQAVKELFNQRAGSRLFAKNNHKFQKRS, encoded by the coding sequence ATGAAGAATACAGGCAAACTGACAGCTGGGCAAATTCTTGGAGGACGTTATGGTATAACCGTTCTTATCGGCACGGGCGGCATGAGCCGTGTCTACCTGGCTGAGGATTTGAGGCTGCCGGGCAAACGGTGGGCAGTGAAAGAAAGTGTGATTCAGGAAGGCGGATACAGCGCCGGGGCGGTCACAGCGGAGGCGGAGCTGCTGCTGTCGCTGAACCATCCGCGGCTGCCGCGGATCGGCGATTTCTTCCCGCCGGACCGGGAGGGCTATTGTTATCTGGTCATGGATTATATCGAAGGGCTGACCCTGCAGCAAGCTATGGAGGAGCATCCGGCTGCTCTGCCCGGGACAATGCTGCTAAGCTATGCCCGGCAGCTGCTGGAGGTGCTGCAGTACTTGCACAGCCATGAGCCTCCGGTTATCTACCGTGATCTGAAGCCCGCGAACATTATGCTGAATCAGCAGCATGAGCTGATGCTGATCGACTTCGGGATCGCCCGCAAGCTGAGGAGCGGAGCGGGCGAGGACACGGAGAAGCTCGGCACCGCGGGCTTCGCTGCCCCGGAGCAGTACGGGGGCGGCCAGAGCAGTCCGCGCTCCGATCTCTATGGGCTGGGAGCGCTGCTGCTCTATCTGGCTACCGGCGGCAGGTATAGCCGCTGGCAGCCGGGAATGGAACGGAAGCTGCACGGCAGCCTTCCGGACCGCATGATTCCGGTGATCAGGCGCCTGCTGCGCCATCATCCGGAGGAGCGCTATGCCAGCGCCGCAGAGGTGCTGGCAGCGCTTGCGCCGCTCACGCAGGAAGCGGCGCCGGCTAAGGCTGCCCATGCCCTGCGGGGACATGGGCAGCCAGCACGGCCGCAGGCCTACCCGTCTCCGCCGGAGACGGCGGTTGCGGCCGTGCTGGGCGTGGCCCAGGGACTGGGGGCCACGCATACTTCCCTGGCCGTCAGCAGCTGGCTGGCGCGGACCGGCCGTACTGCCTGGGCGGAATGCAGCCCGGGGGCGCAGGCATTTAATGCCATTAAGAGCCTCGCTTGCGATGCGGTGGAGCTAAGCGGCATCGCGGGCCAGCGGGAGCAGGAGCAGCCCTTCACCTGGGGCGGCGTGGATTACTGGAAGCTGAATCCCGGGGACGGCCTGCCGGAGCGGCCGGATGCGGCATACAGCTTCATCGTCCTGGATCTGGGGACCGGCGGCTATGAAGCGGCGCCGGCCTTCTTCGCAGGCAGCGATCATCCTATTCTCGTCGCCTCCGGTGCGGAGTGGCGGCTGGAGGAGCTGCTGCACTGGCTGCGCCGGCGCGGGCTTACCCCGCAGCCGGACTGGACCGTCTGCCTGCCGCTGGCTGAAGCGCAGACAGTGTCGCTGCTGTCCGCACTGCTGGGAGGCGCCGATGTGCGCAGCCTGCCGGTGCAGCCGGACCCTTTTGCGCCAAAAGGGAAGCTTGTTCAGGCCGTTAAGGAACTGTTCAATCAGCGTGCCGGCAGCCGGTTGTTTGCGAAAAACAATCATAAATTTCAGAAAAGAAGCTGA
- a CDS encoding thioredoxin family protein, with product MIRELEQAELLELLGTHGQPLVVFLYTPLCGTCKAARRMLEVARHLLPPELNIAGGNVNRLPELVKTYRISSVPALLAVPADRAARPEILYSFGSVERVLDYIRRVTS from the coding sequence GTGATCCGGGAGCTGGAACAGGCTGAACTGCTGGAGCTGCTCGGTACACATGGCCAGCCACTCGTTGTATTCTTATATACTCCGCTGTGCGGGACCTGCAAGGCAGCCCGGCGCATGCTGGAGGTCGCCCGGCATCTGCTGCCGCCCGAGCTGAATATTGCCGGGGGCAACGTGAACAGGCTCCCGGAGCTGGTGAAGACTTACCGGATCTCCAGTGTGCCTGCACTGCTGGCAGTGCCTGCAGACCGGGCAGCCCGGCCGGAAATTCTATATTCATTCGGCTCTGTAGAACGGGTGCTGGATTACATAAGGAGAGTGACCTCATAA